CAGCGCCGTACCGCCAGCGACGTGAGCCGGGCCTCGTCGCGCCCGGACAGCACGCTGATCTCGACGCCGGTCTTCTCGCGGACCTCGGCCAGGACGTCGTCGCTGTTGGTGGCGTCGCGGACCGCCGAGGTCGCAAAGGCCATGACCTGCTCGCAGCCGGAGGTGCGCGCGATGCCGGTGAATTCGCCGATCGCGGTGATGAGATCGGCGGAGGCCTCCTCGGCGAGCCGTCCGTCCGGCTCGATCCGCTCGGCCAGCCGGAGCAGTGATTTCGTCGAACTCATCGGATTCGGGTGTCCCCCGCGGTGCGCATCGACCACCAACAGGTGGACGGTGTTGCTGCCGATGTCCAGAACTCCTAGTCGCACGTCTACCCACGGTAGTGGCTCGGCGGCGCCGACCGTGATTTGCCCGGGCGTGTCTCACCGACGGCATCATCCGGTCCGCACGGCACTAAGTTGGTGGGGTGCAGCCCGAAGCAGACCTCGATTTCCCGCGCGAATGGTATGAGTTCGCCGATCCCGCCGATCCCGAGCACTGGGTCCGGGCCGACCTGACGTGGTTGTGTTCGCACTGGACCTGCGTATTCGGCACCCCCGCGTGCGCCGGGATCGTCGCCGGCCGCCCCGACGACGGGTGCTGCACGCACGGCGCCTACCTGTCCGACGCGGACGACCGGGCCCGCCTGGAAGCCGGTGTCGCGATGCTGGCCCCCGACGACTGGCAGTTCGCCGACATCGGCGGCGGCGCGGACCCCCTGGGCCCGGACGGCTACCTGATCGAGGACGAGAACGACGGCGAGCCGGCCCTCAAGACGCGGGTCCACGAGGGGGCGTGCGTCTTCCTGAACCGTCCCGGGTTCGCACGCGGTCCCGGGTGCGCGCTGCACGCGATGGCGCTGCGCAAGGGTCTCGAGCCGCTGACCGTGAAACCCGACGTGTGCTGGCAGCTGCCGGTGCGGCGGACCCAGGAGTGGGAGGAGCGCCCGGACGGGACGCAGATCCTCGTCGACACCATCACCGAATACGACCGCCGGGGCTGGGGCGAGGGCGGGCACGATCTGGCCTGGTACTGCTCCGGTTCGCCCGACGCGCACGTGGGCGCGAGCCAGGTGTGGGAGTCCTACGCGCCCGAACTCACCGAGCTGATCGGCGCCGCGGCCTACGCCGAACTGGCCGCGGTCTGCCGTCGCCGCGCCGGGCTGGGCCTGATCGCCGTGCACCCGGCCACCGCCGCGGCCACCGATCGGCGCGAGACCGACATCAAGTACGAGATCCTCTAGGCGCGGGTCGCCACCGCCGAGCCCTGCCCGGCGGCACAGGTACGGGCCGTCCCGTCGGGCGCGATCTCCTCGACGGTCACGGTCGCGACCGCGCGCCGCCCGGCATGTGCGGTGACCGTCGCGGTGGCGCGCAAGACCCCGTCGCGTGCGGCGGCGAGGTAGCTCACCGTCAGCCCCGCGGTGACGATGCCCGCCCCCAGCACGGTGCCGCAGGCGAAGGTCAGCGTGTTGTCGACGAGGTAGGACAGCACCCCGCCGTGCACCACGCCGAACTGTTGGCGGTGGCGATCGGCGATGTCGAGCTCCAGCACGGCCTCGCCCGGTTCGAAGCGGGTGAGCCGCGCGCCGATCAGGTCGTTGAACGGCTGGGCGGCGAGGATCTCCTCGCCGACGCTCAGTGGAATAGCGGTCATTCGTGCACCCTCCCAATTTTTAGAGTGTTAACTCTATAACTGGTTCAGAGCATACACTTCACGCATGGGTCGGCCGGCGAAACACAGTGCCGACGACCTGATCGACGCGGCGATCGAGATTTTCGCGGCGCACGGCATCCGCGCCGTGACGTTGGGCGCCGTGGCCGAGGCGACCGGGGCGTCGAACGGCTCGGTCTACCACCGATTCCCCGACCGACCCTCACTGCTGGCCCAGATGTGGCTCCGCACCTCTCGCCGCTTCCAGGACGCCTACCGCACCCGGCTCGGCGAACCGACGATCGAGCGGGGTATCGCGACCGCGGCATGGGTCGTCGACTGGTGTCGGGACAACCCGGCCCAGACCCAGGTGCTGGCGGCCGGCGCGCGGACGTTCAACCCCGACGAGTGGCCCGAATCGGCGCAGACCGGCGACGACATCGAGCAGGTGGTGCGGGCATACGGCCGCGACGTCATCACGGCCCTGGCCCCGCATACGCGGGCGACTCCCGATCAGATCCTCTTCGCGCTGCTGGAACTACCCATCGCCGTCGTCCGCCGCGCGCTGCAGAGCGGCCACACCCCCGGCGAGCGCGAAGAGGAACTGATCCGCGGCCTCGCCGAGGTCATCCTGCGCCAGCCGGGCTGACTCTCAAGCCTCGAGCTTGTACCCCAGCCCGCGCACGGTCAGCAGATAGGTGGGCGACGACGGGTCCGGCTCGATCTTCGAGCGGAGCCGTTTGACGTGGACGTCGAGCGTCTTGGTGTCGCCGACGTAGTCCGCGCCCCAGACCCGGTCGATCAGCTGCCCGCGGGTGAGGACCCGCCCGGCGTTGCGCATCAAGAACTCGAGCAGGTCGAACTCCTTGAGCGGCAGCGTGATCGACTCGCCGTTCACGCTGACCGTGTGCCGGTCGACGTCCATCCGGACCGGACCGGCCTCCAACACGCCGTCGACGAGCTCGTCGTCACCCACGGCATCATTGCCGCGGCGCAGCACCGCGCGGATCCGCGCGATCAGTTCGCGCGCCGAGTACGGCTTGGTCACGTAGTCGTCGGCGCCGAGTTCGAGCCCGACCACCTTGTCGATCTCGCTGTCGCGGGCGGTCACCATGATGACCGGCACCGACGAGCGGGCGCGCAACGCCTTGCACACCTCGGTACCGGACATCCCGGGGAGCATCAGGTCGAGCAGGACGATGTCGGGGTTGACGCGGTCGAAGGCCGTCAGGGCGGCCGCGCCGTCGTTGATGACGCTGGCCTCGAACCCCTCCTTGCGCAGGAGGAACGCCAGCGGGTCGGCCAGCGATTCCTCGTCTTCGACGATGAGAACGTGGGTCACAGAACTTCCTCTTCTCTCAGATGGCTGGTTGTCTCCGAGGCGTCGGACGCGTCGTCGGCGTCCACCGGTGCCTGCGGAACGGTGAGGGTGAAGGTGGAGCCCGTCCCGGGACGGCTCCACACGCTGATACTGCCGGAGTGGTTCGCGGCGACGTGCTTGACGATCGCCAGCCCCAACCCGGTGCCGCCGGTCAGGCGCGACCGGGCCTTGTCGACGCGGAAGAACCGCTCGAACACCCGCTCCTGGTCGGCCGGAGCGATCCCGATGCCGCGATCGGTCACCGCGATCGCCACCATCGGCTCCTCCCCGTCCTCGGCGGGTTCGACGACCCGACGGCTCACCGACACCACGGTGCCGGCCGGCGAATAGGCGATCGCGTTGGACAGCAGGTTGGTCAGGGCGGTGATCAGCAGCGGGCGATCGCCCATCACCGCCATCCCCGACGACTCGTCCTGCGTCAGCGTGATCTGGGCGGCCTCCGCCGGGATCTGCGAGGCGTCCAGCGCCTCCCCGATGAGGGAGTCCACATCCACCGGCTCGAACTCCGGGGTCTCGCCGCCCTGCAGACGGGACAGGGCGATCAGCTCGGAGACGAGGTTGCCCATCCGCTTGCTCTCCGAGGCGACGCGCGAGCCGAAGTGCCGGACCGATTCGGGGTCGTCGGCCGATTCCAGCAGTGCCTCGGCGAGCAGTCCGATCGCCCCGACCGGCGTCTTGAGTTCGTGGCTGACGTTGGCGACGAAGTCTCGTCGGGTGGCCTCCACGCGCACGTTCTCGCTGTCGTCGTCGCCGAAGACCAGGATGAACCGCACCCCGGCCCGCTCGACATACCGCGCGAGACAGCGCACCGAGAGAACCGGGTGGGCCGCCGCCGCACGGGCGGTGGCCAGGAATCCGGCGGTGGTCGGCGGCGGGACGAACTCGAAGCGCACATCCTCGCCGGAGGCGAGCACCTGCGCTGCCCGCTCGGCGACGACCTCGTTGAGCTCGTTCTCGACGACCAGGCCGAGCTTGACCGCGGCCTCGTTGAACAGCGAGAGGTCGCCGCTCTCCTCCACCACGACGACGCCGTGCTCGGAGCGCCGCACGATCATACGTAGCAGCTCGCTGCGGTCCTGCGGGGTGAGGCTTTCGGGCTGGGGCGGAGCCGCCGGGAGCACGGAAAGCGGCGTGATGGGCTCGTCGAAGAGGAAGACGGGCTGACCGAAGACGAGCCGACCGATGGCGAAGCCGACGAGCACAGCGGCGATCGCCGTGACGATCAGGACAACGGTCACACCACAAGAGTACGACGGGAGGTGGCGCAACTCCCAGCCGGAAAGGCTAAATTCGACCCCCGTTTACCCGCCGTTGGCGCGGTGGTCAGCCGCGCTCGCGGACCAGGTCCGCATACTCGGGGTGTTTGGCGACATACCCCTGGATGTAGCTGCACACCGGCACGATCTTCTTGCCGTTGGCACGGGCGTCGTCGAGGACGTACTTGGCCAGCTCAGCGGCGAATCCGCGGCCGCTGAACTGATCGTGGACGACGGTGTGGGTCAACACCAGGGTGTCCGGCTCGCTCATGTAGTCGATATACCCCACCGACAGATCCGAGCCCCCCTCGTCGAGGTGAGCCTCGTAGCGTTCGCGGGCAGGTTGGTGCTCGATACGAAGGTCAGCCATAACGCCACCCTAGCCGCACACAAACGGTGTCGCCAGAGCTACTTCTGACCCTGCGCGGCAACCGCGGCGGCACCGGCGGCGGCGGCCTCCGGATCGAGGTAGACACCCTTTCCGGTGGGCCGGCCGGCATCGTCGAAGTCGTAGCGCAGCGGGTTGCCGGTGGGGATGTTGAGTTCGGCGATATCGGCGTCGGAGATGCCCTCCAGATGCTTGACCAGGGCGCGCAGCGAGTTGCCGTGCGCGGCGACCAGCACGGTCTTGCCCGCGCGCAGATCCGCGGCGATGACCTCCGTGTAATACGGGATCAGGCGGGTGACCACGTCCTTGAGGCATTCGGTCAGCGGCACCTGCGGCAGGTTCGCGTACCGGGGATCACCGGTCTGGCTGTACTGCGAATCCGGGTCGATCGGGGGCGGCGGGGTGTCGTAGCTGCGGCGCCACAGCATGAACTGCTCGTCGCCGTACTTCTCCTTGGTCTCGGCCTTGTTCAGCCCCTGCAGCGCGCCGTAGTGGCGCTCGTTGAGGCGCCAGTCGCGCACCACCGGGATCCAGTGGCGATCGGCCGTGTCGAGGGCGATCTGCGCGGTGATGATCGCGCGGCGCAGCAGCGACGTGTAGAGCACGTCGGGCAGCAGGTCGTGCTCGACGAGCAGTTCCCCGGCCCGGACCGCCTCGGCGCTGCCCTTCTCGGTCAGCGGGACGTCGACCCAGCCGGTGAACTGGTTGGAGGCATTCCACGCGCTCTCGCCGTGGCGCATCAAGATCAGGGTGCCGTTGCTGCTCATGGCTGTCATCTTCGCACAGCGCGATCAGGCGGGCGGGGTGGGCCGGTACTGCTCCGGCAGCGGCTCGCCCGGTGCGGGCAGCGATTCCTTGTCGATGAGATGCTCGAAGGCGAGCAGGTTGTGCAGGGGTTCGCGCCGCGACACCCGCCAGGCCCATTCGCGCCGGATCGACGTGGCGAACCCGAGTTCGAGGAGCACGTTGAAATCGCCGTCGGCGGCCTCGAGGACCTGGCCGAGCACCCGGTCCAACTCGTCCGGGGTCAACGCCTCGGAACTGATCTGCCCGACGAGGTAGACGTCGCCGATGTTGTCGACGGTGTAGGCCACCCCGTACAGGCGGCGGTTGCGCTGCAACAGGTACTTGTACACGCCGACGTGGTTCTCGTCGGGCTGGCGGCAGACGAAGGCCTCGACCCGCGCACCGTGCCCGGTGGCCGTCAGCAGCACCGTCGTCTTCAGCTTCTTCTCCCCCGGCAGTTCCAGGACGACGTGCTCGCCGTCGGGTCCGCCCGACGACTTGCGGCTGTACTCGATGTCGCGCTGCGTCAGCGCCGATTCGAGAAGTCGGAGGTTGCCCGCGGCGTCGGTCATAGCTGAACTCCTTGTCGGCCGCGCCGGCGCCACCGCACGCGGGCGGGTCGACCCGGCCCCGGGTGCGCGGCGCGGGACTCGACGGCATGTGCGTACGACGCCAACAGTCCGTCGGCGGTGCGATCCCACGAGAACCTTTCCGCATGCTCCCGGGCGGCGATCCCCATCGCCGCCAGCCGATCACGGTCGGCGAGCAGCTTCTCCAGCGCATTGCTCCACTGCACCACCCCGTGGCCGTCGACGAGGACGCCGGTCCGCCCGTCGGCGACCGCCACCCCGAGTCCGCCGACGTCGGCCGCCAGCACCGGGGTACCGCAGGCCTGCGCCTCGATCGCGACGAGGCCGAAGCTCTCCGAGTAGCTGGGCACCGCGACCACGTCCGCGGCGCGGAAGACCTGCACCAGCTGCTGCGGCGGCTGCGGCGGCAGGAAGGTCACCCGGTCGGCGATACCGAGTTCGCCGGCCAAGTCGGCCAGCGCCGTCGGGTGTTCGCGCCCCGTTCCCGACGGGCCGCCGGCGATCAGCACCCGCAGCGGCACGCTCCCCCGCTGCCGGGCGGCCTCGATGAGCGGAGCGGCCGCGCGCAGCAGCACGTCGGGGGCCTTGAGGGGTTGGATGCGTCCCACGAAGGCCACGACCGCCTCGTCGGGATCCAAACCGAGCGCGGCGCGCGCCCGCGCCCCCGACCCCGGTGTGAAGCAGTCCAGATCGGCCCCCGGGGCCACGACGTCGATCTTGCCCGGATCGGCGTGGTACATCGACTCGAGTTCGCCGGCCTCGGTCGCGGTATTGGCGACCAGGCGATCGGCGACGTCGACGACCTGCTGCTCCCCGATGATCCGCAGACGCGGCTCCTCGGTGTCCCCGTCGGCCAGGGCGGCATTCTTGACCGCGGCCAGGGTATGGGCCGTATGCACCAGCGGCACCCCCCAGCGCGCCGCCGCCAGCCATCCCACCTGGCCCGAGAGCCAATAGTGCGAGTGCACGAGGTCGTAGTAGCCGCTGGCCTGGGCCGCCTCCGCGCCGAGGACCTCGGCGGAGAAGCCGCACAGCTGGGCGGGCAGGTCCGCCTTGTCGAGACCCTCGAACGGACCGGCCTGGACGTGGCGCACCAGGACACCCGGGGCGGCGTGCACGAGAGGTTCGTCCGACGAGGAGGTCGCCCGGGTGAAGATCTCGACGGCGACACCGCGACGCGCCATGCGCAGCGCCGTCTGCCACACGTAGACATTCATCCCGCCGGCGTCGCCGGTCCCGGGTTGCGCCAGGGGCGAGGTGTGCACCGAGATCACCGCGATCCGGCGCGGTAGCGCGCTAGGCATGGATCCACCTTAGCGCCGCGCCCCGGATCAATCCGGTTCGCTCGCCCGGCGCCGAGGAGACTAGGCCCGCTCGCTTCGCTCCCGGCGCGCAAACGGTTCGGCCCGCTCGCTTCGCTCCCGGCGCCGGGTCCACCAGAGGGTGACGGCGAGGGTCGCGAGGAAAATCAGCAGATACGAGGCGGAGCCGAGGACGGCGAGCACCGCCTTTCCGCCGTGGGCGGCCGGATCCCACAGCACCCGGTAGCTGCCCACCCGCCACACCAGGCGCCCGTTGAGCGGGAGTTGCACCCGCCACACGAAGCCGCCGATGCCGATGCCGATCGGCGCCAGCCACCAGGCCCACGTCCGCGGGCGGTCGCGGTGCGCCGCGTCGCCGGCGGTGACCACCGCGATGAGCATCAGCGGGACCAGCCACACCCAGTGGTGGCCCCAGCTGAACGGCGAGACGGCACAGGAGGTCATCCCGGCAACGGTGATGCCGAGCATCGTCGCGCCGACCCGATCGGCCCGCCAGACCGTGTAGAGCCCCACCACGGCCGCCACCGCGGCGGCGAAGACCCAGGTCCAGGTCGGCACATGCCACAGGCCGAGTTCGGACATCCGGGCGAATACGCCGTGGATCGACTGGTTCGGCGGATCGGATTCGACACCGATGTGGTCGGTGTCGTCGGCCGAGCGGGTCCAATAGCTCCACGCCTGGCCCCGCAGCACCACGAGGCCGATCACCACCGTCGCCGCGAACACGCCCAGCGCGGTGACCGCCGCGCGCCA
This genomic interval from Gordonia sp. X0973 contains the following:
- a CDS encoding GNAT family N-acetyltransferase, which gives rise to MADLRIEHQPARERYEAHLDEGGSDLSVGYIDYMSEPDTLVLTHTVVHDQFSGRGFAAELAKYVLDDARANGKKIVPVCSYIQGYVAKHPEYADLVRERG
- a CDS encoding response regulator transcription factor, with the translated sequence MTHVLIVEDEESLADPLAFLLRKEGFEASVINDGAAALTAFDRVNPDIVLLDLMLPGMSGTEVCKALRARSSVPVIMVTARDSEIDKVVGLELGADDYVTKPYSARELIARIRAVLRRGNDAVGDDELVDGVLEAGPVRMDVDRHTVSVNGESITLPLKEFDLLEFLMRNAGRVLTRGQLIDRVWGADYVGDTKTLDVHVKRLRSKIEPDPSSPTYLLTVRGLGYKLEA
- a CDS encoding YbjN domain-containing protein, yielding MTDAAGNLRLLESALTQRDIEYSRKSSGGPDGEHVVLELPGEKKLKTTVLLTATGHGARVEAFVCRQPDENHVGVYKYLLQRNRRLYGVAYTVDNIGDVYLVGQISSEALTPDELDRVLGQVLEAADGDFNVLLELGFATSIRREWAWRVSRREPLHNLLAFEHLIDKESLPAPGEPLPEQYRPTPPA
- a CDS encoding cell wall metabolism sensor histidine kinase WalK; amino-acid sequence: MTVVLIVTAIAAVLVGFAIGRLVFGQPVFLFDEPITPLSVLPAAPPQPESLTPQDRSELLRMIVRRSEHGVVVVEESGDLSLFNEAAVKLGLVVENELNEVVAERAAQVLASGEDVRFEFVPPPTTAGFLATARAAAAHPVLSVRCLARYVERAGVRFILVFGDDDSENVRVEATRRDFVANVSHELKTPVGAIGLLAEALLESADDPESVRHFGSRVASESKRMGNLVSELIALSRLQGGETPEFEPVDVDSLIGEALDASQIPAEAAQITLTQDESSGMAVMGDRPLLITALTNLLSNAIAYSPAGTVVSVSRRVVEPAEDGEEPMVAIAVTDRGIGIAPADQERVFERFFRVDKARSRLTGGTGLGLAIVKHVAANHSGSISVWSRPGTGSTFTLTVPQAPVDADDASDASETTSHLREEEVL
- a CDS encoding PaaI family thioesterase, producing the protein MTAIPLSVGEEILAAQPFNDLIGARLTRFEPGEAVLELDIADRHRQQFGVVHGGVLSYLVDNTLTFACGTVLGAGIVTAGLTVSYLAAARDGVLRATATVTAHAGRRAVATVTVEEIAPDGTARTCAAGQGSAVATRA
- a CDS encoding glycosyltransferase 87 family protein codes for the protein MTRIDGQAPALRTLTTGVVAVVCAAAVAALAWHLLVIPLTHGYGIFTNGVDTRVYRGGARAVLDGRSLYNEPVYRWWWYTYPPFAALVMVPLGLISQLHAVRLVQVLNGVALFVFVVLILRALGFRADRRFWVTAVAATIASTLLEPVHTTIYNGQVNLFLAVLVVGCLTLPMGRWRGIGVGLAGGIKLTPLFFVAYFAVTRRWRAAVTALGVFAATVVIGLVVLRGQAWSYWTRSADDTDHIGVESDPPNQSIHGVFARMSELGLWHVPTWTWVFAAAVAAVVGLYTVWRADRVGATMLGITVAGMTSCAVSPFSWGHHWVWLVPLMLIAVVTAGDAAHRDRPRTWAWWLAPIGIGIGGFVWRVQLPLNGRLVWRVGSYRVLWDPAAHGGKAVLAVLGSASYLLIFLATLAVTLWWTRRRERSERAEPFARRERSERA
- a CDS encoding phosphoglyceromutase — translated: MTAMSSNGTLILMRHGESAWNASNQFTGWVDVPLTEKGSAEAVRAGELLVEHDLLPDVLYTSLLRRAIITAQIALDTADRHWIPVVRDWRLNERHYGALQGLNKAETKEKYGDEQFMLWRRSYDTPPPPIDPDSQYSQTGDPRYANLPQVPLTECLKDVVTRLIPYYTEVIAADLRAGKTVLVAAHGNSLRALVKHLEGISDADIAELNIPTGNPLRYDFDDAGRPTGKGVYLDPEAAAAGAAAVAAQGQK
- a CDS encoding TetR/AcrR family transcriptional regulator — its product is MGRPAKHSADDLIDAAIEIFAAHGIRAVTLGAVAEATGASNGSVYHRFPDRPSLLAQMWLRTSRRFQDAYRTRLGEPTIERGIATAAWVVDWCRDNPAQTQVLAAGARTFNPDEWPESAQTGDDIEQVVRAYGRDVITALAPHTRATPDQILFALLELPIAVVRRALQSGHTPGEREEELIRGLAEVILRQPG
- the mshA gene encoding D-inositol-3-phosphate glycosyltransferase, yielding MPSALPRRIAVISVHTSPLAQPGTGDAGGMNVYVWQTALRMARRGVAVEIFTRATSSSDEPLVHAAPGVLVRHVQAGPFEGLDKADLPAQLCGFSAEVLGAEAAQASGYYDLVHSHYWLSGQVGWLAAARWGVPLVHTAHTLAAVKNAALADGDTEEPRLRIIGEQQVVDVADRLVANTATEAGELESMYHADPGKIDVVAPGADLDCFTPGSGARARAALGLDPDEAVVAFVGRIQPLKAPDVLLRAAAPLIEAARQRGSVPLRVLIAGGPSGTGREHPTALADLAGELGIADRVTFLPPQPPQQLVQVFRAADVVAVPSYSESFGLVAIEAQACGTPVLAADVGGLGVAVADGRTGVLVDGHGVVQWSNALEKLLADRDRLAAMGIAAREHAERFSWDRTADGLLASYAHAVESRAAHPGPGRPARVRWRRRGRQGVQL